The following coding sequences lie in one Leptospira saintgironsiae genomic window:
- a CDS encoding NAD(P)H-binding protein: MSITVAVPTGNIGKFLLPKLLESGKDVTVLTRSPQKLDPIIRERVIIQQGALEDENFILEATKGTEALYWLNPGNKKAEDVHGWYRLYGKSVSNAVRKNKIPFVVNISTIIPEVVEAGVADGIVHVEEYLNETDANVVHLRPGFFLENLLPQISELKSKGTITFPIPPDREVAFIATSDIADVAADYLLNKNWKGKKIHVLHGGEDLTFEAAVKSLSSAVGSTLKYNYISLENFYEDLVTKGVTKAAAEGYTDIYRSMHLPREVEGIRSSETTTPTTVGLWGKRVLKPKLDSL, translated from the coding sequence ATGAGTATCACTGTCGCAGTTCCTACAGGAAATATAGGAAAATTTCTTCTACCAAAACTTTTGGAGTCAGGCAAAGATGTAACTGTACTAACCAGAAGTCCTCAGAAATTGGATCCAATAATTAGAGAAAGAGTGATCATCCAACAAGGAGCATTAGAAGATGAGAACTTTATCTTAGAAGCCACCAAAGGAACAGAAGCACTGTACTGGTTAAATCCAGGTAATAAAAAAGCAGAGGATGTTCACGGATGGTATCGTCTCTATGGAAAAAGTGTTTCTAATGCAGTCCGAAAGAATAAAATACCATTCGTAGTAAATATTTCCACGATTATTCCAGAAGTAGTAGAAGCTGGAGTAGCAGATGGAATTGTACATGTCGAAGAATATCTGAACGAAACAGATGCAAATGTGGTTCATCTTCGTCCCGGCTTCTTTTTGGAAAATCTTCTTCCTCAGATTTCTGAACTGAAATCTAAAGGAACAATTACCTTCCCTATTCCTCCGGATAGAGAAGTCGCATTCATTGCCACTTCGGATATTGCAGATGTCGCAGCAGATTATCTTTTAAATAAGAATTGGAAAGGTAAGAAGATCCACGTTTTACACGGAGGAGAAGACCTGACATTTGAGGCCGCTGTGAAAAGTTTAAGTAGCGCCGTCGGATCTACATTAAAATATAATTATATAAGTCTGGAAAACTTTTATGAAGATTTAGTTACTAAAGGGGTGACAAAGGCTGCCGCAGAAGGTTATACTGATATCTACCGTTCCATGCATCTTCCTAGAGAAGTGGAAGGAATACGAAGTTCTGAGACTACTACTCCTACAACAGTAGGACTTTGGGGGAAAAGGGTCTTAAAACCTAAATTGGATTCTTTATGA
- the thiM gene encoding hydroxyethylthiazole kinase — translation MTTASLTQKTWPSPDVVSDLAEVRKHAPLTHVLTNIVVTNWTANVLLAAGASPAMVIAEEEVSDFAGIAGGVLINVGTINSFDAKAIKAAAIAAQKARTPWVLDPVAVGALRYRTEIAKDLLQHKPTVIRGNASEILALAGAVGGGKGVDSTAASSDAVPLAKELAISTGAVIAISGEVDYITDGKETIAVPGGHILMTKVTGVGCSLGALIASFLGVQKDPLRAAVSASAIFAIAGSRAAERSSGTGSFAVAFLDELSNISA, via the coding sequence ATGACAACCGCTTCTTTAACACAAAAAACCTGGCCTTCTCCCGACGTGGTCTCAGACCTAGCCGAAGTCCGTAAACATGCACCTCTAACTCATGTGCTTACTAATATTGTAGTCACAAACTGGACAGCGAATGTTCTTCTGGCTGCAGGAGCTTCTCCTGCTATGGTCATAGCGGAAGAAGAAGTTTCTGATTTTGCGGGAATTGCAGGCGGAGTACTTATCAATGTAGGAACTATAAATAGTTTTGATGCAAAGGCAATTAAAGCCGCTGCGATCGCTGCGCAAAAAGCTAGAACACCTTGGGTTTTAGATCCAGTTGCAGTAGGAGCTCTTAGATACAGGACCGAAATCGCAAAAGATCTTTTACAGCACAAACCAACCGTGATCAGAGGAAATGCTTCAGAGATCTTGGCTCTTGCTGGTGCAGTAGGCGGAGGAAAAGGTGTAGATTCTACTGCAGCTTCTTCTGATGCAGTACCTCTTGCAAAAGAATTGGCAATCAGCACAGGTGCAGTAATTGCAATTAGCGGAGAAGTAGATTATATCACTGACGGAAAAGAGACCATCGCAGTTCCAGGAGGTCATATCTTAATGACCAAGGTCACAGGAGTTGGATGTTCCTTAGGAGCATTGATTGCTTCCTTCTTAGGTGTTCAAAAAGATCCATTACGTGCTGCAGTTTCTGCATCTGCTATTTTTGCGATTGCAGGTTCCAGGGCAGCAGAAAGATCATCAGGCACTGGAAGTTTCGCCGTGGCATTTCTAGACGAACTAAGTAATATTTCCGCATGA
- a CDS encoding class I SAM-dependent methyltransferase, translated as MAHNPRLGLDYPFQNGFFHLTKQNAIQSVDAGTEARYEGLAEWYDSVMQDQNDRGDLANSAYSILRSLLGKGEGIALDIGCGTGLAADITKELGYEPIGVDLSQDQLRIAAKRLPVVLGDSAELPISDNSIQLAYSTFTTTDWENLERSAKEIFRVLSSGGRYIDIGVHPCFYGAYSEPLSQGEIIQKPGYNKSQFVEPNLLKGTVRSKVGAWHRPVSDVINTFLSAGFKLVKVVEGGQGDLPQLLALSLLKE; from the coding sequence GTGGCCCATAACCCTCGACTTGGTTTGGACTACCCTTTTCAAAATGGCTTCTTCCATTTAACCAAACAAAACGCCATTCAAAGTGTTGATGCCGGCACAGAAGCACGTTATGAAGGTTTGGCAGAATGGTATGATTCCGTAATGCAGGACCAAAACGATCGAGGGGACTTAGCTAACTCAGCGTATTCTATTTTACGGTCATTATTAGGCAAAGGAGAAGGGATCGCGTTGGATATTGGATGTGGCACTGGGCTTGCTGCAGATATCACCAAAGAATTGGGATATGAACCTATCGGTGTGGATCTTTCCCAAGACCAATTGAGGATCGCAGCCAAAAGACTTCCTGTAGTTTTGGGTGATTCAGCAGAACTTCCTATCTCGGATAATTCTATCCAACTCGCCTATAGCACTTTTACAACTACGGATTGGGAAAATTTGGAAAGATCCGCCAAAGAAATTTTCAGAGTTTTATCATCTGGAGGAAGATACATAGATATCGGGGTTCATCCTTGCTTTTACGGAGCTTATTCAGAACCTCTTTCTCAAGGTGAAATTATTCAAAAACCGGGTTATAATAAATCCCAATTCGTAGAACCCAATCTTTTGAAAGGAACGGTAAGAAGTAAAGTGGGAGCCTGGCATAGACCCGTATCGGATGTGATCAATACTTTCCTCTCTGCTGGTTTTAAATTGGTAAAAGTAGTAGAAGGTGGACAAGGAGATCTTCCCCAACTTCTGGCGCTAAGCCTATTAAAAGAATAG
- a CDS encoding YbhB/YbcL family Raf kinase inhibitor-like protein has protein sequence MKRSISFQNGILLCVLFFAGSAFAGDLKVTSSALKEGGTITNTHVFSGFGCSGENNSPDLQWSGAPKETKFFAVTAYDPDAPTGSGWWHWTVINIPATVTSLPAKAGNDKGPLPAGAIQGRTDFGKPGYGGPCPPKGDKPHRYIFKVFALKDKIDLDGEASGALVGFYINSLKLAEGKLTAKYGR, from the coding sequence ATGAAGAGATCAATATCGTTTCAGAACGGTATATTACTTTGTGTTTTATTCTTTGCCGGATCCGCTTTTGCTGGGGACCTAAAGGTCACTAGCTCCGCCCTCAAAGAAGGAGGAACAATCACCAACACTCATGTGTTTTCTGGATTCGGATGTTCGGGAGAAAATAATTCTCCAGACTTACAATGGTCAGGCGCTCCTAAAGAAACAAAGTTTTTTGCTGTGACTGCATATGATCCGGATGCTCCTACCGGAAGTGGATGGTGGCATTGGACAGTGATCAATATTCCTGCTACCGTTACAAGTCTTCCTGCTAAGGCCGGAAATGATAAAGGACCTCTTCCTGCAGGTGCGATCCAAGGCAGAACTGATTTTGGTAAACCAGGATATGGTGGACCTTGCCCTCCTAAAGGAGACAAACCTCATCGTTATATCTTCAAGGTATTTGCTTTAAAGGATAAAATAGACTTAGATGGCGAAGCTTCTGGAGCGTTAGTTGGTTTTTATATCAATTCTCTTAAACTTGCAGAAGGAAAATTGACCGCAAAATACGGAAGATAA
- a CDS encoding AraC family transcriptional regulator, producing MKRSIISREGVGLSATVIQKRELYLSRVVTDLPTLVFVKKGIKSIKQNDLELDIKSGEAVAIAGGQAFDVINRPDAGEFEASWIAFHPNVIRNYKPITQDLKDIEQAFIFSNISSGFSDAFRLARESITTDKLISDQVAIHRATEILIWLGEYGRKFKVPSTDNISQKVRSFLSADPAKDWSAIEIADRLEMSEATLRRRLSSELSSFSEILIDVRMSFALSLLQATDRTIGEIAREAGYDSASRFAVRFRDRFGYSPTMLRREASRDRNGTILDRVRT from the coding sequence ATGAAACGTTCCATTATATCCAGAGAAGGGGTCGGACTCTCGGCCACAGTGATCCAAAAAAGAGAATTATACCTTTCCAGAGTAGTGACCGATCTACCCACACTTGTATTCGTAAAAAAAGGGATCAAAAGTATTAAACAAAATGATCTAGAGTTAGATATTAAATCTGGGGAAGCTGTAGCGATCGCAGGAGGACAAGCGTTCGATGTAATCAATCGGCCTGATGCAGGAGAATTTGAGGCTTCTTGGATTGCTTTTCATCCGAATGTGATCCGAAATTATAAGCCGATCACCCAGGATCTAAAAGATATAGAGCAAGCATTCATTTTTTCTAATATAAGTTCCGGATTTTCGGATGCATTCCGCTTGGCAAGAGAATCCATAACTACTGATAAATTGATCTCTGATCAAGTTGCGATCCATAGAGCGACAGAAATTTTGATCTGGTTAGGAGAATATGGTAGAAAGTTTAAGGTACCTTCTACTGATAATATCTCCCAAAAGGTTCGATCCTTCTTGAGTGCGGATCCTGCTAAAGATTGGTCTGCGATCGAAATTGCAGATCGTTTAGAAATGAGTGAAGCTACTTTGAGAAGAAGACTTTCTTCTGAACTTTCTTCTTTTTCAGAAATATTGATCGATGTCAGAATGTCATTCGCCCTTTCCCTATTGCAGGCAACGGATAGAACCATAGGAGAGATCGCAAGGGAGGCAGGATACGATTCAGCTTCCAGATTTGCAGTCCGTTTCAGGGACAGATTCGGATATTCTCCTACTATGTTAAGAAGAGAAGCCAGTCGTGATCGGAACGGAACAATACTTGATCGGGTGCGGACATAA
- a CDS encoding penicillin-binding protein activator LpoB — MKFYLLPIFIILSFYYCASVEYRDPNLAEGTKQWGVREVRETVQNMSVSLSDFYKKDSVKGYIELQKFKNNTSEHIDTKILANEIVTNLTSNKIPFVDTSQRKASLDEISLNKSGITSSDNKLDFGKLKSPSYRLSGELNDLVNYERGKKIQYILITLRLISVESNEIVWQTDKKFLKISDTEGYGL, encoded by the coding sequence ATGAAATTCTATCTTCTTCCTATATTTATCATATTAAGTTTTTATTATTGCGCAAGCGTAGAATATCGGGACCCAAACCTAGCTGAAGGCACAAAACAATGGGGAGTGAGAGAAGTCAGAGAAACTGTTCAAAATATGAGCGTTTCACTTTCTGATTTTTATAAAAAAGACTCAGTTAAGGGTTATATAGAACTCCAAAAATTCAAAAACAATACTTCAGAACATATCGACACTAAAATTCTAGCCAATGAGATCGTTACAAATTTAACCTCTAATAAGATCCCATTTGTGGATACTTCTCAAAGAAAAGCATCTTTAGACGAGATCAGTTTGAATAAATCAGGGATCACTTCTTCCGATAATAAACTGGATTTTGGGAAATTAAAATCCCCAAGTTATCGTTTGAGCGGAGAATTGAATGATCTAGTTAATTACGAAAGAGGAAAGAAGATACAATACATTCTTATCACTCTTCGTTTAATAAGTGTAGAATCGAATGAGATTGTCTGGCAGACAGACAAAAAATTCCTGAAAATAAGTGATACGGAAGGTTACGGACTTTAA
- a CDS encoding family 2A encapsulin nanocompartment shell protein, translated as MAENSIPQHSLGDNAARKLANTTKTNAQYDLITPRWLVRLLDWKPLESGTLRVNRVKDNTSVEVLCGQKDEQPLPETFVDYEEKPREYTLSAISTVLDVHTRVSDLFSNPHDQIQEQLRLTIESVKERQENELINNEDYGLLKNVPKKQRIQTRKGAPTPDDLDELISKVWKEPSFFLAHPLAVAAFGRECTRRGVPPATVSLFGAQFLTWRGLPIIPTDKLLVGGETAPKAPGGTTNILLLRVGEKKQGVIGLYQPGLPGEQTPGLSVRFMGINRSAIGSYLISLYCSAAVLTDDAIAVLENVDVGNYYEYK; from the coding sequence ATGGCTGAAAACAGCATTCCGCAACATTCTTTGGGAGATAACGCAGCCCGTAAGCTAGCAAATACAACTAAAACAAATGCACAGTATGATTTAATCACACCGCGTTGGTTAGTTCGCTTATTAGATTGGAAACCTTTAGAATCCGGAACCTTAAGAGTGAACAGAGTAAAGGACAATACTTCTGTAGAAGTTCTTTGTGGACAGAAGGACGAACAACCTCTTCCTGAAACTTTCGTAGATTACGAAGAAAAACCTAGAGAATATACATTAAGTGCAATATCCACAGTTTTGGATGTTCATACTAGAGTTTCTGACTTATTCAGTAATCCTCACGATCAGATCCAAGAACAACTTAGACTTACTATCGAAAGTGTAAAAGAGCGCCAAGAGAACGAACTAATCAATAACGAAGATTATGGACTACTGAAGAATGTTCCTAAAAAACAAAGGATACAGACTAGAAAAGGAGCTCCTACACCAGATGATCTGGACGAGCTCATTTCTAAAGTATGGAAAGAACCTTCTTTCTTCTTAGCCCATCCTTTAGCAGTGGCTGCTTTTGGTAGAGAATGTACTCGCAGGGGAGTTCCACCTGCTACTGTATCTCTTTTCGGAGCACAATTCTTAACTTGGAGAGGACTACCTATCATTCCTACTGATAAACTTTTAGTAGGGGGAGAGACTGCACCTAAGGCTCCTGGTGGGACAACCAACATTCTTCTTTTGAGAGTGGGCGAAAAGAAACAAGGTGTGATCGGATTATACCAGCCCGGATTACCTGGTGAACAAACTCCTGGACTTTCTGTTCGTTTTATGGGAATCAATCGTTCTGCAATCGGTTCTTATTTGATCTCTCTTTATTGCTCTGCTGCTGTTCTAACCGACGATGCAATCGCGGTTTTAGAAAACGTGGATGTAGGCAATTATTATGAGTACAAGTGA
- a CDS encoding family 2A encapsulin nanocompartment cargo protein cysteine desulfurase → MSTSDFSPEIPGEFSNLRDVSPPVDPNLIAEWSKKFFGPLSSGSNVDELVLSSSKIPNEIPANSQGIISQAESSSVDNSWTSTSGAGYTRVPDLGLSGVGVPTFPGGLNVPGSGQGLPGQNSPFSFLDEFRSFDSKAQNIQISDPFSFSPSLVPSVDISSGNFDLSYARKDFPILEEKVNGKNLVWLDNAATTHKPQAVIDRLSYFYKHENSNIHRGAHTLAARATDAYEAAREKVQGFLNSSSTDEIVFVRGATEAINLVAQTWGRQNVGKDDEILISWLEHHANIVPWQMLCSEKGAKLKVIPVDETGQIILSEYQRLLTPKTRIVAFTQVSNALGTVTPAETMIELAHKQGAKVLLDGAQAVSHMPVDVQALDCDFYVFSGHKVFAPTGIGVLFGKKEILDQMTPWQGGGNMIQDVTFERTVYQPAPFRFEAGTGNIADAVGLGAAIDYLNKFGMIRIAEYEHSLLEYGTKELKKIPGLKMIGTAPDKAGVLSFVLEGFKTEDVGRYLAQEGIAVRSGHHCAQPILRRFGLESTVRPSLAFYNTCEDIDALIRALYDLKGGRTSGPL, encoded by the coding sequence ATGAGTACAAGTGATTTTTCTCCGGAGATTCCCGGAGAATTTTCGAATTTGAGGGATGTTTCTCCTCCTGTAGATCCTAACTTGATTGCAGAATGGTCTAAGAAATTTTTTGGACCTCTATCAAGCGGGTCTAATGTGGATGAATTGGTCCTTTCTTCTTCCAAAATTCCAAATGAAATCCCGGCGAATAGCCAAGGAATTATTTCTCAGGCAGAATCTTCTTCTGTAGATAATTCTTGGACTTCTACATCCGGAGCAGGATATACTCGTGTTCCGGATTTGGGGTTGTCTGGTGTAGGAGTTCCAACATTTCCCGGAGGATTGAATGTTCCTGGTTCCGGGCAAGGTTTACCTGGGCAGAATTCTCCATTTTCTTTTTTGGATGAATTTAGATCTTTTGATTCAAAAGCACAGAATATTCAAATTTCTGATCCATTTAGTTTTAGTCCAAGTTTAGTTCCTTCAGTAGATATTTCTTCTGGAAATTTTGATCTGAGTTATGCCAGAAAAGATTTTCCAATTTTAGAAGAGAAGGTAAACGGAAAGAATTTAGTTTGGTTGGACAATGCAGCAACCACTCATAAACCTCAGGCAGTAATTGATAGACTTTCCTACTTTTACAAACATGAGAATTCCAATATCCACAGGGGAGCTCATACTCTCGCAGCAAGAGCGACTGACGCGTACGAGGCTGCAAGGGAGAAGGTACAAGGTTTTCTAAATTCTTCTTCGACCGACGAGATCGTATTTGTTAGAGGTGCTACTGAAGCAATCAATCTTGTGGCCCAAACATGGGGAAGGCAGAATGTCGGAAAAGACGATGAGATACTCATCTCTTGGTTAGAACATCATGCTAATATTGTTCCTTGGCAGATGTTATGCTCTGAGAAGGGAGCCAAACTAAAAGTCATTCCTGTAGATGAAACAGGACAAATTATCTTAAGTGAGTACCAAAGATTACTAACACCTAAGACTCGTATAGTTGCATTTACACAAGTCTCAAATGCGTTAGGAACTGTTACACCAGCTGAAACAATGATAGAACTGGCTCATAAACAAGGAGCCAAAGTATTATTAGATGGTGCGCAAGCAGTGTCTCATATGCCAGTAGATGTACAAGCTTTGGATTGTGATTTTTACGTGTTCTCCGGTCATAAGGTATTTGCTCCAACTGGAATAGGTGTCCTTTTCGGTAAGAAGGAAATTTTGGACCAAATGACTCCTTGGCAAGGCGGGGGAAATATGATCCAAGATGTAACTTTCGAAAGAACAGTTTATCAACCTGCTCCTTTTCGTTTCGAAGCAGGCACTGGTAATATCGCTGATGCAGTAGGATTGGGTGCGGCTATCGATTATCTAAACAAATTTGGAATGATCCGCATCGCAGAATATGAACATTCTCTTTTGGAATATGGGACCAAGGAGCTTAAAAAAATTCCTGGCCTAAAAATGATCGGAACTGCTCCTGATAAGGCTGGAGTATTATCTTTCGTGTTAGAAGGTTTTAAAACAGAAGACGTAGGAAGATATTTAGCGCAAGAAGGAATTGCAGTCAGATCAGGACACCATTGTGCTCAACCTATTTTAAGAAGATTCGGATTAGAAAGTACTGTCAGACCTTCTTTAGCATTTTATAATACCTGCGAAGATATAGATGCTTTGATCCGAGCACTTTATGATCTAAAAGGTGGAAGGACTTCCGGCCCTCTTTGA